Genomic segment of Helicobacter enhydrae:
GTCAAAAGCACGATTGCCCAACCCCAATTTCCACAAACCCCATACAATAGCTCAAGTAGAGAAAACAAAGGCTTGGCAAAAAATGTAATCATCCCATATTCTACGACATCGCCCAAAGGCTTATAGATTGCTTTGAGTGCATCGTAATTTTTGGGTCCAATATATCCACCAATGTTTGCAGTGTCTTGGATTCGCACAAAAGCGATCGGACTACTAGATGCTATCTTGCCATCAACGATGACTTCAAACCCCTCTTTGGAATACAAAAGTGTCGTGAAATAGCGATCGACACTAGAGGCAAAAACAGCGTGCTTGAGTGTCATCTCCTCATTTGCCAAATCCCCATCTGCGAGTTTTTCCAAACTCCCACCTTCTTTTTGCACAATCGTCCCCAAAAAAGCATATTGATCCGAATCAGCGATCGGACGACTTCCATTGGTGAGGAAATACACACTATTGGAACCCTCCAAAGAAGTTGTGATCTCAAAACTCATATTTGGTTTGATTGTCAGATGTTTCCTCAACACCACTTCTCCGATTTTTTGCTCCAACACAAAGCTAACAGGCTGATCATCAAGGATAATCTCCTTTTGTGCCGTGCTATAACGCACCTCAAAAGCTTTTTGATTGAGCGTAACATCAGCGAAACGCACCTCCAAAGGGCGTATCCCATCTTCTTGCAACAAAGGCAAAGCCTTGAGCTCTTCTTGTTTATCTTGGACGCCAAAAAGCTTAGCCAACAGGCTTTCTTGTTTTGGGGTGATGAATTTTTTGTTTTTCAAAAACACTTGTTTGATTCTACCTAACGTATCAAACTCGATATCAAAGTCTTTTGCTTTCACTACAAGCAACAAATCATTTTGTGGGCTAGTGCTAGCTTGGGTCACTTTGGAAGCAGTGCTAGGAGCGTTATGCGTTGCCACTTGTGCGACATTTTCCTTGGGTTGTATGGGTTGTTGAGGGAAAAAATAAGTATAAAGACTCAAAGCACCAATAGTGACAACAAGCGCGACAAGCATCCTAGTCATCGAAAAAGATTGGTCCTCATAGGGGGGTGGTATATGTTTCATTATCTATCCTTGATTTGTGATGATATAAGCTTGAAATTCTATCTTGTGATAAAACAAATTGAAAGTATAGCTATTATTCTTAGGAATCACCCAAAATGTGATAGAAATTGGCAAAAAAACCATCTCCTCACGCTTCAGGCAAACCCAAACGCACGGATAATCATATCCTCCTTTGAACATTTGGTTACAACGGCAAAGACGCCAAAAAATCAAAGGCAAAGCATACCAAAGGGGTGCAAAACGCAAAATCACCATCGCATAAGTAGAGCAAGTTGGATGATAGCGACAAGTTGGCGGGAATAATGGAGAGATGTAACGGCGATACAATCTAAGCAAAGCCATCAAAAAGGCTTTGGGAAATCGGATTCTATACACTCTTTCTTCTTTTGTTGAGCATTTTCCAAATCTCTTCTTCCAAAGCACTATAAGTGCAATCCAAAATCCCATCCCTTGCCACAAAAAGCAAAATATGAGATTGCAAATCTTTTTGATGATTGCGACAAAAGGCACGCAAACGCCTCTTGATCTTGTTGCGTTGAGGGGCATTGCCGTTTTTTTTGGACACACTCAAGCCTATCAAATAATCCTCTCTGACTGCAGAAAACAAGGATAGGGCTTTTCTCTCTTTGTAAGTAAAAACTTTGTTCTCGGTCTTGAAATGCGGAATGTCGATTGTGTAAAGACTCAAAATCTTACAATGCTGTCTAAAACCATACTTATAGACAAAGTCAAATTCTGCTTTGCTTTTAAGCGTCACCATTTTAGACTGATAGACGCTTTCTGCCTTTCGCACGGCGTGCATTGATCACTTTGCGACCATTT
This window contains:
- the yidC gene encoding membrane protein insertase YidC, which codes for MKHIPPPYEDQSFSMTRMLVALVVTIGALSLYTYFFPQQPIQPKENVAQVATHNAPSTASKVTQASTSPQNDLLLVVKAKDFDIEFDTLGRIKQVFLKNKKFITPKQESLLAKLFGVQDKQEELKALPLLQEDGIRPLEVRFADVTLNQKAFEVRYSTAQKEIILDDQPVSFVLEQKIGEVVLRKHLTIKPNMSFEITTSLEGSNSVYFLTNGSRPIADSDQYAFLGTIVQKEGGSLEKLADGDLANEEMTLKHAVFASSVDRYFTTLLYSKEGFEVIVDGKIASSSPIAFVRIQDTANIGGYIGPKNYDALKAIYKPLGDVVEYGMITFFAKPLFSLLELLYGVCGNWGWAIVLLTIIVRLVLFPLSYKGMMGMQKLKEIAPQMKELQTKYKDDPQKLQAQMMALYRKNGANPLGGCLPLLLQIPVFFAIYKVLYCAVELKSAPWIGWIHDLSAIDPYYVLPVFMGVTMYISQIMTPTTFTDPMQEKVFKLLPVFFMFFFIIFPFPAGLVLYWSVNNILSIIQQMIINRIVEKQKSGKVK
- the yidD gene encoding membrane protein insertion efficiency factor YidD; this translates as MYRIRFPKAFLMALLRLYRRYISPLFPPTCRYHPTCSTYAMVILRFAPLWYALPLIFWRLCRCNQMFKGGYDYPCVWVCLKREEMVFLPISITFWVIPKNNSYTFNLFYHKIEFQAYIITNQG
- the rnpA gene encoding ribonuclease P protein component, yielding MHAVRKAESVYQSKMVTLKSKAEFDFVYKYGFRQHCKILSLYTIDIPHFKTENKVFTYKERKALSLFSAVREDYLIGLSVSKKNGNAPQRNKIKRRLRAFCRNHQKDLQSHILLFVARDGILDCTYSALEEEIWKMLNKRRKSV